Below is a genomic region from Persicimonas caeni.
AACTCCTCGACCTCGCCTTTGAGCGCCAAGTCGAACAAATGAGCTTCGATCGACACGTATGTCTCGTCGCCCAACTCGAGGGCGACACTGACATACTCGCGCCCGCTCTCGACGTCTCCCAGCTGCACAGCCGCCAGGCGGCCTGCCTCCAGAAGAAAACGCGAGGCGACATCAGCACTCTCAGCCTCCTCGGCCGCCTGCTGGAAAGTCGTCACCAGTTGCTCGACATCGGAGCTGAACATACGCTCGAGCTCTTTGAGCGGTCCGAGGTCGTAAGGATCGGCTGCGAGCCGTGATAGGAGTTCCTGCATCTGAGTCTCACGATCCATGAGCTGTCAACTTGCCTTGCAAATCTATTGTGAGGTCCGCGGCGACTGGGCGCCGCGGAAGATTTCGGAGGTCTGCTGCGAGCCTCATTTGCCCGCTTGCTTCGTTGCTGCCTTCTCTTTTTCCGACTTGAGCGTCTGCAACAAACCTTGAGCGGCGCTGCGGCGCACCTGGTCTTCGGAGCGTGTCAGGTACGTCTCGAGCACCCCAATCGCCGCGTCGTGTTCGCCGAGCTCATTGTGCGCCACGGCGAGGTTGAACGTGGCCGATACATGCTTCGGGTCGAGTTCGAGCGCCTTTTTGAAGCTGTTGGCGGCTTCTTGGAAGCGCTTGAGCTTCAACTGCGCAACGCCGCGACCGGCGTAGAGGCGAGCGACATCCCCATTGTTGAGAACGCCGTTGTCGTAGACCTGCAGTGCCTTGTCGTAGAAGCCGTAAGCGGTGTAGAGGTCCCCCAGTGCATGGTACGCCGCCCCGCCCGGGTCCTCTTCGTCCATCTTCATGCGAGCGTTGGCTCGAATCGATTTCATGAAGCTCTCGACGGCCTGAGCGTTCTCGCCAAGCTTTTTCTGACTCAGCCCGAGTCGGAACCACGACTTCGCGTCGTTCGGTGCCTTTTGAACCGCTTGCTGATACTGCTGCGCGGCCATCTCGTGGTTGCTCTTGTCGGAGAGCACCGCCCCGAGCTTGTAATGAATCTCGGCATTTTCCGGATCGCGCTGTAGCGCCTCGCGGTAAGCTTGCTCGGCGTTGTCGAGCTCACTTAGCTGCCGATGGTAGAGTTGTCCGAGGTAAAGCGCCGGTTCGGCGAAGGTGGGGTCGGTACTCTTGGCGGCCTTGAGGTACTTGACCGCCGTGATGTTTTGGCCCGATTGATAGGCCTCGATCCCCTTGTTCATCTCGGTGACCGCCTTGGCGCGGTTCTGATTGCACCCGAATGCGAAGGCCAGCATTGCCAGGATTAAAGCTGTGCCCAGGTGCCTCGGCAGATATCTCGTCGAGGATGTGGCCCTCGCACGAAACGTATCTTCCATATCGTGGTTCTCCCGTCGCTCGGAAATGGTCCAGACGGTTCGATTGTTCACACTTTTACGGCAACAATTCTCGTCGCATCATAACCCCTTGAAGGTTCGGCTCGCAACCTCCCGTTCTACTAGGTAGAATCGCCCGCAGACGCGCCAAAGCGCAAGCGCAAGATTGGATCATTTTTTTAGATTTTCTTCTTCAATTGGGGGCGCTTGCGGATCGAAGATTTCGCGGCGTAAATCGAGTCGCACGTAGAGCCGACGGATCATCGCGGTCTTCGACCTGGGAAGATCGAAGCGAAGCTTGTGCAAGATCCGCTCGACACAACGCTCCAGTCGGGTACTCGAAGCGCTTGTAGAAACCTGCTCCACTCCGGCCACGCGCCCGTTGCTGGTCACGATCGCCTCATAGACCACCGTACCTTCCAATGCCCGATTGACCTGCAGCGCCAGGCGATAACAACGGCGTGTCTCTCGCTGTAAGAGCTTGGCGGCCCCGGTCGTCTGGAGCCCACTGTCCTGCTCGCCCTGTACGTCGACGCTGACCCTCGGGCGTACCGCGACCGGGTCGGTCCCTTCCGGATTGTGGCTCGAGTCGCTGACGGCCGGTGGAATGCGTCGAGTGGTATCGTCCGCGCGCTCATCGGGCGTCGAGGCGCACCCAGCCGCGATTGCCAAGATCAAAAGAACAAGAAAACGCGCGCCCGCACCCAGGGTGCGGACGCGCGCTTCCGAATTAGAGTCGAAGCTGATGGTCACTGCCTGCTGAAGTTGAACGGGTAGTTGACCACGACAATGCCACCGCCTTTCGGCTCGGGGAAGACCCAACGGCGAATCTTGGAGGTGACACACGATTCGACGGCGCGGTTCTTCAGGGTGCTGCTTCGCACCATCGCCGCGATAACATCACCGGTGCCGGAGATGGTGAACTTGACCTTGATGCGACCAGACAAGTTTTTGTTCTTCTGCAGTTCCTTCTCGTAGCAGAAGGCAATCTCACGACGGTGCTTGCGAATGACGCGGCGGATGATCTCTTTGTCGAGCGAGCCGGTCACGACCGGGCGACCCGGCACAACCTGCGGAAGTTTGTTGTCTTTCTCGCCCAAGTTGCCGGCACCTTTACCGTAACCGGAGCCACCACGACCGCCACCACCACGGCCGGCTGTGCCGACGTTGGCCATGCCAATGCCGCGCTCGGAGACGCCGCCGCCACCACGGCCGGAACCCGACAGCCCCAGCCCGCCAAAGCCCTTGGCCGTGCCGACCGAGTCGCCTTCGAGATTACCCAACGCGTGGATAGCGTCGCTGCCAACCGACTGGCTGCTGTTGCCCCACATGCTGCTGACCTGGTTTTGGTTGAAGACCTGCATGACACCGGCGTTCATCGCCACGTTGGTGTCGCGCGCCTTCTTGAGCTCCATATTGGAGTTGTCGGGCGGGCCTTTGATGGCCATGCGCTTGTTCTCTTGCTCGGCATCCTCTTTGCCGGCCTGTCCCTCTTCGCCTTTATGCTTGGCCGCTTCCTCTTCGTTGCCCTGGTCCTTGTCGAGCCAGTCGGGTTCCTTCTTCTCTTCCTGCTCGGGCTTCATCATCATTTCGACGAAGCGGTCCTCAGCCTGGAAGCCATCGAGGTCGAGGCTCTTAGCATCGTCCGGCAGGGTCATCGCCAAGAAGAGGAACAGGATGTGGGCCACCGCGCTGATAGCCAGATACGGCAGCGGCTCGGTGTCGATGGAAAATCCACCGCCGATCACTGCAGGCATGTCAGTGAAATGGACCAAAAAGGTCGTCGCGCCGATGTCGATGCGCGCGCTACTGCGCGAGCCGATCGGCACTTCGAAGGCGCTGGGGGCCTCGGCGCTCTGCTTGGCGACGTTCTGTCCAATCGCCTCGCTGAGGCTGTAGCGCTGGTCGCCATTTTGGATGAAGCCGTCCATCGCCTGCGTAAAGATCAGGTAGAACGACCCACCGCGACACGCGATGAAGGGAAACTGGATATCTTGGCCGAATGCAGGGTCTTCGATGACAAAGTCATTTTCCTTGTCCGGACCGATGGTCACGGTGCGCGGAGTGGGGAAACTTGTCACCGACAGGACGTGATCGGCCCAAATCATCGCGACCTCGAGCGTATCTCCGCCCGAACCCTCGAAGAACTCCTCCTGATACACGTCGCTGTCCGACGGTCCGTTGTAGGCAGTCGCCGTATCGGACTCGCCGCCGACGAAACCCACAGGTTCCTCGGTGGCGATCCACTCACCGTTGGGATCGTAGTAGCCGTAGGCGACCTGCCACTGGCCGGCTTCATCGTAATAGCCGTAGCCAGCTTGGTACTGACCGTGCTCGTCGTACCAGTAGGGGATGTAGTTGTTCTGCTCGTCGTAATAGCCCTGCTGTGTGTACGGCTGGACGACGGTGCCGTCAGCCAGCGTGACCGCCTGGTGCTGAGCTCCCTGTCCGGTAGCCCGCTGCTGGGTCGACGCCGCCTGCTGCTCTTCGGCCTGCTGAGCCGACTGGTCAGCCTGGGCCGCCGGTTGCTCAGTCGGCTCGCCGGTTTGCTGGCGGTCGACGTCGAGCTTTTGCTCGAGACCGCTGGTCACCTGCGTGGCATCGCCCGCACCGCCAAATTCCATGTCGGCTGCCGGCTGTTCGCCCGCCTCCACGAAATTGACCCGCACGGTGGTGTCGCCGAACTGCAGTTCGTCGCCACTCGAAATTTCGGTCTTGGTTACCTTCTCTCCGTTGACGAACGTCCCCGACGCACTCCCCAGGTCGATGACGCTGTAAGATCCGCCCGACCCTTTCTCGATCACCGCGTGGATGCGCGAGACGTTCGGATCTTCGAGTCGTAGGTGGGAACTCGCCAACTTACCGATCTTAATGACGTTTTGGTCGAGTTCTTCAGTCCGTACAACTTCGCCGTCCCGGACGATCTCAAAGCGAAGTTTGACGCTGTTTTGACTCATCGCTCCCTTATCCCTCAAAAGTGGTGCGCGCTACTCATGAGACGCCGTCGTATTCTGCACCCGAGTACGGCGTCCGCCCCGGGCTTCCAGCCGCCGGGGTTCCGCCCGCGCGGCCAGTAACTCTCTTTACAGGTCCTCGACCGACTCGAGCATCTCCGGGATGAAATCCGAGCGAATCTTGATCAGACTGCTCGTCTTCCCGTGGGTCTGGCCGGTGATGTTCTCGCCGTCAGGCTTGACCAGACTTCCAGTGACGTCGTCACCCTCGAAGTCGTAGACCGTCTCCTTTTGGTACTGCACGTCTCCGCCGCCTTGCGTGCGGCCCACCTCCGGCTGCGGCATGTCTTGCGCCGCGCCCATGGTCGGGATGAGAAAGACAGTAACTCCAGCGAGTACTTTGAGTTTTTTCAGCATGGCTGCTCCTACAGTCATCAGTAGGCCAGAATTTTCACGAAGCCTCGCCTCGACACGCTCGGCCTTGGCGACGGGTTCCAAGTGATTGGACAACGGGAGCGTTCGAAAGTTCCGAAGGTTCCCAAATAAATTTTAGCTTCAGTGTTTCTAGCTGTCTCAATGTACCACAGTGACACCACCGCGCAAAGCTAACCACAATCTGGCGCACTTCACGCGCGACTTTTTTCGAGTTCAAACACAAACGCCCGCTAATTTGAATAGCGGGCGTATGTGGTCTGGGTAATTCATGCATAAATCAGGAGCCTTCTTGAGCCGAGGCAGCCTCCTGCTGCTTCGACTCGCCCCCGTCCTGAGCTTGTCCGCCTTCGGGGTTCTCGGTGTCTCCGGCCCCGTCAGAGTCGCCTTCAGGCTGGTCCTGTTGCTCTTGTTGCTTCTCCTCTTCGGCCGCAGCCTGCTCGGCCTGCTGCTCCTTCATCATCTTCGCCTGGTCACGCAACTCTTTGACGGTGGTGCGAAGCTGGGGGATCTGCTCCTTGGTCGCCTTGATGATCTTGGTGACCTGACCGATCCGCTCGTTGGCCTCTTTGCGGTGGGCTTCATTGCCCTTGTTGTCGTAGGCCAGATAGTTGCGGTAGTGCTCGATCGCTTGGTTGTAGTGATCGATCGCCTTCTCCAGGTTCTCGACGTTCCACTCCGTGGTCGCCGCACTCGCCTCGAGTTGGTCGACGGGATCGTCGCTCTTGGCCTGCGGTGGCGGCTCGCGATTGACCCCGGCAATGGCATCTTGCGCCTTGTGCTCGTGCTCGAGCACGCCCAAGTTATACTGGACGATGGCGTTCTTTGGCTCACGCTCCAAGATCTCTTTGTAGATCTTTTCGGCCGCCTCCAGATTACCCATGCCGCGCTTGGCGACCGCGATCGAAATCTTTGCCTCTGTGTTGTTCGGCTCCTGAGCGAGCACCTTTTCGAAGTGCGACAGGGCGCGCTCGTAATCACGCACGTTGAGGATGACCGCCCCCAGGTTCATGCGCGCCGGCACGTGATCGGGCTCGAGCTCGATGGCCTTTTGGAACTGACGGATCGCTTCGGTGACATCTTTACGGGCAAGTTCTACCAAGCCGAGAATGTTACGAAGATCGGGTTCCTTGAGGCCCTGATCCATCTTGAGCGCGTTGAGGATTACGAGCTTGGCGACGTCGTGGTTTCCACGGGCGTAGTAGATACGCGCCAGGTTGGCATACGCCTTGACGTTGCTCGCATCACCGGCCAGCGACAGGCGAGCGTGGCGCACCGCCTTGCCGAAGTCGTCATCCTGACGGAAGAACACGCTGATGTTGTTGTGGGCGGCCGGGTTGTAATTTTCGGCCTCGAGCGCGTCGCGAAAGTGCTGACGCGCCGCGTCCATATTCCCGTTATCGAGGGCCATCATGCCGAGATTGACGTGCGGCGCCCCGAGCTTCGGAGCCGTCTCGACGGCCTTTTTGTAAGCCTCGCGTGCATCTTCGACCTCACCCTGCTCCTCGTAGAGCAGCCCGAGGTTGAACCACGCTTTTCCGAAACCGGGATCCTCATCGACGGCATCTTCGAGCGCGGAGACCGCGTCGCCCACACCCTGCTCGCCCTGCTTCTCGTAGATCTCGACCGCTTTCTCGAACTCTTTTTTGGCGTCGACGTTCGTGCTGCCGCCCTGCGCCAGATCCGAGGCGTTCTTGTCGTCTTTGGTATTCCCCCCGGTCGAGCACCCGCTGGCAACAAGCAGCAACGCGGCCAAGAGGATGGTGATCGTGCGGCCAAACCGGCCGGCGTGAGATTTTTCGATTCGCTTCATATCGCGTCTATTCATCGGTGTTTCGAGCCTCATGCTTCGCAAAGCCAGCAACGCTTTCATTCCGTCGTGCTCACCTCGCGTCAGGAGGCGTCGGCCGTCTCATCTCCTTCGGCAGCGCCCTCGCCCTCGACGTCAGACGACTCGACGGCGTCCTCGGCCGCATCCTCGGTGGTGCCCTGGTCGAAGTCTTGGAGGCGATCCTCCTCTTTCATCTTGGTGATGAACGCCGAGCGCATGAAGCCAGGGTTGAGGTGCTCGGGTTCGGCGCGCAGCTCCGACGGCTTGCGATACTCCCGCGGGCGAAGCTTCGCCAACTGGATCTCGGCCTTCTTGCTGTACTCGTTGAACCAGTTTTGCTTGAGGGCCACATCGAGCGCCTGCTTGTATGCCTGCACCGCCTTGTTCTCGATCATCGAGGCGCGGTCTTCGAGCAGGCCCTTGTAGATCTCTTCCTGGTCATAAGTCAGGCGCTTGGGCACCGGGCTGTTTCGCACCGTCTCGGCGAAGTTCTGGTACTGCGCGCCAATGCGGTACAGCGCGGCAATGGCCCAGTCGGGACGCTTGAAGAGGATGACTTGCTCGAAGATCTTCTGAGCCTTCTCGGCGACCTCCATCTTCTTCTTGATGCGCTTTTGCAGCTCTTTCTCGTTGGCCGACTTGATGGTGATCTCGGCCATCTCCTGGAAGACGTCCTCACCAATCATGAACTTGGCGCGGGCGGCCGCGTCGCGACCGTCGCTCAGCTCACCCTGAGTCTTCTCGTCGAGCGACGTGTAGATATCGAGCGTCTTTTTGAACTCCTTGAGAGCTCGGCGCTTATTTCTCGGGCCGCCCTCGTCCCAGTAGTACATGCCGATGGCGGCGTGAGCCTTGAGAATGCGGTCGTAATCGGACTTCTTCTCGTACTCGCGCAGGAAGCGCTGGTACTGCTTGAGCGCCTTTCGCTCTTCGCCCTGCTTCTCGTAGATACGCGCGATCTGGAAGTAGGCGATGGCAGCGCGCTCGGGCTTCTTTTTGCCGAACAGCTTCAGGTAGTGCTCATAGTCCTTGATGGCGCGGTCATAATCGCCCAGTCCGTAGCGGAACTCGGAGGCGTTGGCCAAAGCCGGCTCGGCCTTCTCGTGCTCGGGGAAGTTGGCCACAAAGAGCTCATAGAACTTGGCGGCCTGACTGTAGACGGCCAGCGCGTGGTAGTTGCCGCCGATATTGTAGAGCGTCTTCGGCGCCAGGGGCGACTGCGGGGTCGCCTTGAGCAAGAAGACGCGCACCTTGATGGCTTTGCCGAGGTCGCGCATGCGCTCGAAGTCGAGCGCGGCGTTGTAGAGCGCCTTGTCGACGTACTCCGACTGCGGGAAATCACGGTAGAACTGAACGAAGCACTTGGCGGCGTCTTTCCACTGCTCCTTCTCGTCGTGGACGGTGCAGATCTTGAAGCGGATCTGCACGTTGAGCGTGTTCACGCTGTCCATGAACGGCCCATCGTCGATGGGCTCTTTTTCGATGTATCCGACGACGGCCTTGTGCAGGCCCTCGAAGTCATTGAGCAGGTTGAGCGTGTCGAGGTGCAGGTTCGCCGCGATGACCGCCAGGCGGTGCTCG
It encodes:
- a CDS encoding tetratricopeptide repeat protein, with translation MLAFAFGCNQNRAKAVTEMNKGIEAYQSGQNITAVKYLKAAKSTDPTFAEPALYLGQLYHRQLSELDNAEQAYREALQRDPENAEIHYKLGAVLSDKSNHEMAAQQYQQAVQKAPNDAKSWFRLGLSQKKLGENAQAVESFMKSIRANARMKMDEEDPGGAAYHALGDLYTAYGFYDKALQVYDNGVLNNGDVARLYAGRGVAQLKLKRFQEAANSFKKALELDPKHVSATFNLAVAHNELGEHDAAIGVLETYLTRSEDQVRRSAAQGLLQTLKSEKEKAATKQAGK
- a CDS encoding AgmX/PglI C-terminal domain-containing protein codes for the protein MTISFDSNSEARVRTLGAGARFLVLLILAIAAGCASTPDERADDTTRRIPPAVSDSSHNPEGTDPVAVRPRVSVDVQGEQDSGLQTTGAAKLLQRETRRCYRLALQVNRALEGTVVYEAIVTSNGRVAGVEQVSTSASSTRLERCVERILHKLRFDLPRSKTAMIRRLYVRLDLRREIFDPQAPPIEEENLKK
- a CDS encoding AgmX/PglI C-terminal domain-containing protein, whose amino-acid sequence is MSQNSVKLRFEIVRDGEVVRTEELDQNVIKIGKLASSHLRLEDPNVSRIHAVIEKGSGGSYSVIDLGSASGTFVNGEKVTKTEISSGDELQFGDTTVRVNFVEAGEQPAADMEFGGAGDATQVTSGLEQKLDVDRQQTGEPTEQPAAQADQSAQQAEEQQAASTQQRATGQGAQHQAVTLADGTVVQPYTQQGYYDEQNNYIPYWYDEHGQYQAGYGYYDEAGQWQVAYGYYDPNGEWIATEEPVGFVGGESDTATAYNGPSDSDVYQEEFFEGSGGDTLEVAMIWADHVLSVTSFPTPRTVTIGPDKENDFVIEDPAFGQDIQFPFIACRGGSFYLIFTQAMDGFIQNGDQRYSLSEAIGQNVAKQSAEAPSAFEVPIGSRSSARIDIGATTFLVHFTDMPAVIGGGFSIDTEPLPYLAISAVAHILFLFLAMTLPDDAKSLDLDGFQAEDRFVEMMMKPEQEEKKEPDWLDKDQGNEEEAAKHKGEEGQAGKEDAEQENKRMAIKGPPDNSNMELKKARDTNVAMNAGVMQVFNQNQVSSMWGNSSQSVGSDAIHALGNLEGDSVGTAKGFGGLGLSGSGRGGGGVSERGIGMANVGTAGRGGGGRGGSGYGKGAGNLGEKDNKLPQVVPGRPVVTGSLDKEIIRRVIRKHRREIAFCYEKELQKNKNLSGRIKVKFTISGTGDVIAAMVRSSTLKNRAVESCVTSKIRRWVFPEPKGGGIVVVNYPFNFSRQ
- a CDS encoding tetratricopeptide repeat protein, translating into MKRIEKSHAGRFGRTITILLAALLLVASGCSTGGNTKDDKNASDLAQGGSTNVDAKKEFEKAVEIYEKQGEQGVGDAVSALEDAVDEDPGFGKAWFNLGLLYEEQGEVEDAREAYKKAVETAPKLGAPHVNLGMMALDNGNMDAARQHFRDALEAENYNPAAHNNISVFFRQDDDFGKAVRHARLSLAGDASNVKAYANLARIYYARGNHDVAKLVILNALKMDQGLKEPDLRNILGLVELARKDVTEAIRQFQKAIELEPDHVPARMNLGAVILNVRDYERALSHFEKVLAQEPNNTEAKISIAVAKRGMGNLEAAEKIYKEILEREPKNAIVQYNLGVLEHEHKAQDAIAGVNREPPPQAKSDDPVDQLEASAATTEWNVENLEKAIDHYNQAIEHYRNYLAYDNKGNEAHRKEANERIGQVTKIIKATKEQIPQLRTTVKELRDQAKMMKEQQAEQAAAEEEKQQEQQDQPEGDSDGAGDTENPEGGQAQDGGESKQQEAASAQEGS